In one window of Streptomyces sp. NBC_01224 DNA:
- the cbiQ gene encoding cobalt ECF transporter T component CbiQ, translating into MGAGHAHRLYRHGHSPVHDLPPHCKLAAAFCFVVVVVSTPREAVWAFALYAALIGAVTALARIPAGFLLKRLLIEVPFVAFALLMPFVVPGEQTHVLGLWVSVPGLWGAWNVLAKGTLGVAASVLLASTTELRSLLLGLQRLKLPPLLVQIASFMIRYGDVITDEMRRMSIARRSRGFEARGIRQWGVLAKSAGALFIRSYERGERVHLAMVSRGYAGSMPVIDEVTASRTQWAHASALPVLALIICLLGWTV; encoded by the coding sequence ATGGGCGCCGGACATGCACACAGGCTCTACCGGCACGGGCACTCGCCCGTCCACGACCTGCCGCCGCACTGCAAGCTCGCCGCCGCCTTCTGCTTCGTCGTGGTCGTCGTCTCGACGCCGCGCGAGGCGGTGTGGGCGTTCGCGCTGTACGCGGCACTGATCGGCGCCGTCACCGCACTGGCCCGCATCCCCGCAGGCTTCCTGCTCAAGCGGTTGCTCATCGAGGTGCCGTTCGTCGCGTTCGCGCTGCTCATGCCGTTCGTGGTGCCCGGCGAGCAGACCCATGTCCTCGGCCTCTGGGTCAGCGTCCCCGGCCTCTGGGGCGCCTGGAACGTCCTCGCCAAGGGCACCCTCGGCGTCGCCGCGTCCGTGCTCCTCGCCTCCACCACCGAACTGCGCTCGCTGCTGCTCGGCCTGCAGCGGCTCAAGCTGCCGCCGCTGCTCGTCCAGATCGCCTCCTTCATGATCCGGTACGGCGATGTGATCACCGACGAGATGCGCCGGATGTCGATCGCCCGCCGCTCCCGCGGTTTCGAGGCGCGCGGGATACGGCAGTGGGGTGTCCTGGCCAAATCCGCGGGCGCGCTCTTCATCAGGTCCTACGAGCGCGGCGAACGCGTCCACCTCGCGATGGTCAGCCGCGGCTACGCCGGTTCCATGCCGGTCATCGACGAGGTGACGGCCTCCAGGACCCAGTGGGCGCACGCCTCGGCACTCCCCGTACTCGCCCTCATAATCTGTCTGCTGGGATGGACCGTATGA
- a CDS encoding energy-coupling factor ABC transporter ATP-binding protein has protein sequence MSMPTAPAPSLEVSGLAYAYPDGHQALFGVDLTVARGERVALLGPNGAGKTTLVLHLNGILDAGAGTVRVAGLPVEKRNLAEIRRRVGIVFQDPDDQLFMPTVREDVAFGPAASGLRGAELEERVTEALRQVGMEEYANRPPHHLSFGQRRRVAVATVLAMQPEILVLDEPSSNLDPASRRELADILRSLDVTVLMVTHDLPYALELCPRAVVLSEGVIAADDRTQDLLCDEELMRSHRLELPFGFDPRSVTVNMG, from the coding sequence ATGAGCATGCCCACCGCCCCCGCGCCGTCCCTGGAGGTCAGCGGCCTCGCCTACGCCTACCCCGACGGCCACCAGGCGCTCTTCGGGGTGGACCTGACGGTCGCCCGAGGCGAACGCGTCGCCCTGCTCGGCCCGAACGGAGCCGGCAAGACCACCCTCGTCCTCCACCTCAACGGCATCCTCGACGCCGGTGCGGGCACCGTCCGGGTCGCCGGTCTCCCGGTCGAGAAGCGCAACCTCGCCGAGATCCGCCGCCGTGTCGGCATCGTCTTCCAGGACCCCGACGACCAGCTCTTCATGCCCACCGTCCGCGAGGACGTCGCCTTCGGCCCCGCCGCCTCCGGGCTGCGCGGCGCCGAACTGGAGGAACGCGTCACCGAAGCCCTGCGGCAGGTCGGCATGGAGGAGTATGCGAACCGGCCGCCGCACCACCTTTCCTTCGGCCAGCGCCGCCGCGTCGCCGTCGCCACCGTCCTCGCCATGCAGCCGGAGATCCTGGTGCTGGACGAGCCGTCCTCCAACCTGGACCCGGCCTCGCGGCGCGAGCTCGCCGACATCCTGCGGTCCCTGGACGTCACTGTGCTCATGGTCACGCACGACCTGCCGTACGCCCTGGAGCTCTGCCCGCGCGCGGTCGTCCTGAGCGAGGGTGTCATCGCCGCCGACGACCGTACCCAGGATCTGCTCTGCGACGAGGAACTGATGCGCAGCCACCGTCTGGAGCTGCCCTTCGGCTTCGACCCGCGTTCCGTGACTGTGAACATGGGGTGA
- a CDS encoding serine hydrolase domain-containing protein, with amino-acid sequence MDVRGTVAAGFEPVRDAFIRNFEQRGERGAAVAVYRDGRKVVDLWAGTRDVDGAEPWAVDTVQIVRSAGKGIAAAVPLMLHQRGQVDLDATVGTYWPEFKAAGKERVLVRHLLAHRAGIPALDCPLTPSEAADGISGPQAVAAQRPQWEPGTDHGYHAQTYSWLIGELVRRVTGRTVGRWVVEEIARPLGLDFWFGLPAEEAHRVGRIGPVEPPADAGNGGALRVRPKRSVVEAYRDPESLTRRAFGAIDPLPDENDPAYRVAELPASNGIATARALARCYAAMIGPVDGHRLFAPATLTLARTEESAGPDRVLVVSTRFGLGYMLHGPAAPLLAPGSFGHPGRGGSLGFADPESGIALGYVTNGLQKGVTADPRAQALVRAVRSAL; translated from the coding sequence GTGGACGTACGAGGCACGGTGGCGGCCGGATTCGAACCGGTCCGGGATGCTTTCATCCGTAACTTCGAGCAGCGCGGCGAACGCGGTGCGGCCGTCGCGGTCTACCGGGACGGGCGCAAGGTCGTCGATCTGTGGGCCGGTACGAGAGACGTCGACGGCGCCGAACCGTGGGCCGTCGACACCGTGCAGATCGTCCGCTCGGCGGGCAAGGGCATCGCCGCCGCCGTACCGCTGATGCTGCACCAGCGCGGCCAGGTCGACCTCGACGCCACGGTCGGCACGTACTGGCCGGAGTTCAAGGCGGCCGGCAAGGAACGTGTGCTTGTCCGCCACCTCCTCGCCCACCGGGCCGGCATCCCCGCCCTCGACTGCCCGCTGACCCCCTCCGAGGCGGCCGACGGGATCTCCGGGCCACAGGCCGTCGCGGCCCAGCGCCCTCAGTGGGAACCCGGCACCGACCACGGCTACCACGCCCAGACCTACAGCTGGCTCATAGGCGAACTGGTGCGCCGGGTCACCGGCCGCACCGTCGGCCGCTGGGTCGTCGAGGAGATCGCCCGCCCGCTCGGCCTGGACTTCTGGTTCGGCCTCCCGGCGGAAGAGGCACACCGGGTGGGCCGGATCGGGCCCGTCGAACCCCCGGCCGACGCGGGCAACGGCGGCGCCCTGAGGGTGCGCCCCAAGCGGTCCGTCGTCGAGGCCTACCGCGACCCGGAGTCCCTCACCCGCCGCGCCTTCGGGGCCATCGACCCCCTCCCCGACGAGAACGACCCCGCCTACCGGGTGGCCGAACTCCCCGCCTCCAACGGCATCGCCACCGCCCGCGCGCTGGCCCGCTGCTACGCCGCGATGATCGGCCCGGTCGACGGCCACCGACTGTTCGCCCCGGCCACGCTCACCCTCGCCCGCACCGAGGAGTCGGCCGGCCCGGACCGGGTCCTGGTCGTCAGCACCCGCTTCGGCCTCGGCTACATGCTGCACGGCCCGGCGGCCCCGCTGCTGGCCCCCGGCTCGTTCGGCCACCCCGGCCGGGGTGGCTCGCTCGGGTTCGCCGACCCCGAATCCGGTATCGCGCTGGGCTATGTGACGAACGGTCTGCAGAAGGGAGTCACCGCCGATCCCCGTGCCCAGGCCCTGGTCAGGGCAGTACGGTCGGCGCTATGA